GACGGTCGCCGACTTCGTGGCGTTGATGTTCTTGCCGTTGCGCAGCCAGTGCGCGTCGACCGACAGGGTGGCCGACGTGGTGGCGATGTCGAGCGTCTGGGTGGTCTTCAGGACCGCGTCGTTGCCGGTGTAGGCCGGAAGCACGGCGCCCACCTTGACGGTGTCGCTCGTGGCGGTCGGCGTGAAGGTCACACCCGTGATGTCGCCGGCGAGGTCCTTCTCGCTGTTGGCGACCGTCCAGTCGACCTGCCACTTGCCCTCGACACACGAGGCGGTGCCGGAAACCACTGGGTGGTGTGCGCTGGCCGGCGAGCCGAGGACGACCGCCGCGGCGAGGCCGACGACTGCGGCCCCAGCGACGGCGAGCGGTCGCCGCAGCGCGGTTGGAATGTGGAACACGCGTACTCCTGACAGGAAGGGGCGTTTTCAGGGCACAGCCGAAGCACCCGTGGTCACTGTCGACTTAGGTCGGTCGCGACTCGGAGAGGGGCTTCGCCACGTTTTGCGCCGGCTGGGCGGCAGCCGGCATAGGCGCAGACCTTAGTGGTTTCTGAATGAAACACGCCGTTATCAGCCAGACCTAAGAATGGTGATATCAATTCGAGACCGTTGATATACGGCTCGTCACTAAGCGCTCCCCGGCGGTGAATCGGCCCGGCAGGTAGCGTTCACCCTCATGGGTAGGCAGTCATGACCCGGATCGTCGCCGGGTCGCTCGGCGGTCGCCGGCTCGCCGCGCCGCCCGGCGCGGGCACCAGACCAACCTCCGACCGGGTACGCGAGGCGCTGTTCAGCAGCATCGAGTCGACGCTGGACCTCGACGGGGCGCGCTTCGCCGATCTCTACGCCGGCTCCGGCGCGGTCGGCATCGAGGCGCTGTCGCGGGGCGCCGCGCACGTGCTGCTCGTCGAGTCCGACCAGCGGGCCGCCCGCATCATCCGGGCCAACCTCGACGCCCTCGACACCGGCCCGGCCGCCCGGCTGGTCACCGACCGGGTCGCCGCCGTCCTCGGGCGAGGGCCGGAGGGCGCGCCCTACGACGTCGTGTTCGCGGACCCCCCGTACGCCATCGACAACGAAGAGATCGCCGCGACGGTGGCCGCGCTCGTCCGCGGCGGGTGGCTCGCGACGGACGCCCTGGTGATCGTCGAGCGTGCCACCCGGGGCGGGGCGATCCCGCAGGTGGAAGGGGTCACGTCGGAGCGCAGTCGCCGCTACGGGGAGACGACGCTTTGGTACGGTCGCCGATCATGAGGCGTGCGGTGTGTCCCGGGTCGTTCGACCCGGTCACCAATGGTCACCTTGACGTCATCGGCCGGGCCAGCCGGCTGTTCGACGAGGTGATCGTCGGGGTGCTGATCAACCAGTCGAAGACCGGGCTGTTCAGCATCGACGAGCGGATCGCGATGTTGGGCGAGGCGACCAGCGGCTACGGCAACGTGCGGATCCAGTCGTTCCAGGGCCTGCTGGTCGATTTCTGCAAGACCGTGCACGCGCCGGTGGTGGTCAAGGGCCTGCGGGCGGTCAGCGACTTCGACTACGAGCTCAAGATGGCGCAGATGAACATCGGGCTGGCCGGCGTCGAGACGTTGTTCATGCCGACCAACCCGCTCTACTCATACCTGTCGTCGAGCCTGGTCAAAGAGGTCGCGAAATGGGGCGGCGACGTGTCGGCCCATGTTCCCGACCACGTGCTGGCCGCGCTGCGCCAGCGGCTGGCCGGCAACGGGGCAATCTGACCTTTCGGTTGGTCGATCCCCGACCTATCGTCATGGTTCTATACCGGGTGCGTGGCCGCCGATACGCTGGGCGACGCGCCGACCCGGATTGGCCTGGGTGTCGC
This genomic interval from Asanoa ferruginea contains the following:
- the rsmD gene encoding 16S rRNA (guanine(966)-N(2))-methyltransferase RsmD; amino-acid sequence: MTRIVAGSLGGRRLAAPPGAGTRPTSDRVREALFSSIESTLDLDGARFADLYAGSGAVGIEALSRGAAHVLLVESDQRAARIIRANLDALDTGPAARLVTDRVAAVLGRGPEGAPYDVVFADPPYAIDNEEIAATVAALVRGGWLATDALVIVERATRGGAIPQVEGVTSERSRRYGETTLWYGRRS
- the coaD gene encoding pantetheine-phosphate adenylyltransferase; this encodes MRRAVCPGSFDPVTNGHLDVIGRASRLFDEVIVGVLINQSKTGLFSIDERIAMLGEATSGYGNVRIQSFQGLLVDFCKTVHAPVVVKGLRAVSDFDYELKMAQMNIGLAGVETLFMPTNPLYSYLSSSLVKEVAKWGGDVSAHVPDHVLAALRQRLAGNGAI